The genomic stretch CCCTTAAAGAATCCTGGGGAAGACCGGCTGCTTCCCCGGGAACAGTCACCGGTTAAAAGTCAGGATCTTCATGTGGAGATCCTCGTCTCCCATCCCCAACCCGCCGGCCTGCGAGGAGGGGGGCAGCCGGAGGGCCGGGGGCTGCCGGCAGAAGATGCTCTTCTTGGTGGACAGAGGGGTGTCGAGGGTGAGCGAGGCGCTGGCCATCTCCTGGGGCTTGGAGCTGGTGAGGAAGCGCACCAAGGTGGAGAGGGCTTTGGCCACATCGCTCCGGGCGCCTTCGTTGGCGAAGCAGTAGAGGATGGGGTCGGCCACGCAGTTCAAGCTGGTGAAGGCCAGGGAGGAGTGATAAGCCACAAAGATCTTCTCCTCAAAGCTGCAGTCGCCCGGCTTGCTCAGGTAGACGGTGCTGCGGGAGAGCAGGATGAGGTGGTAGGGGGCGAAGCAGAAGAGCAGGATGGCGATCAGGCTGAGCGCCAGGCGCTTGATCTTCGCCTTCTCCTGCTTCTCGGTGGAGACGTTGCCGCGCACGGCCCGCAGGATGCCCTGGTAGGAGAAGAGCATCAGCACCCAGGGGAAGAGGAAGCCCAAGAAGACCCGGTAGAGGTTCATCCAGGCCACCCACTCCTCCATGGGGTACTTCTCGAAGCAGAAGGTGTGGTTGTAGCGGTCGTGGAAGAGCTCGTCGTGGAACAGCGGGGCGGAGTTGGCCCCGATCTCGATGGTCCACACCACCGCGCTGACGGCCACCGCCGTCTTGACCCTCCGGAACCTGGCGAAGCGCAGCGGGTGGGCCACGGCCAGGTAGCGGTCCACCGAGATGCAGCAGAGGAAGGCGATGCTGATGTAAATGTTGGTGTAGAAGATGAAGCCGAAGAGCTTGCAGGATTCCTGCCCGTGGATCCAGTTGTCGTAGTGGAGGAAGTAGTCGATCCAGAGGGGCAGCGTGGCGATGTAGAGCAGGTCCGCGATGGAGAGGTTCATCAGGTAGACGCCCAGCTCATTCTTCTGCCGGACCTGCAGGTAGGCCGCCCAGAGCGCCATGCAGTTGGTGGGCAGCCCCAGGGTGATGACGATGATGTACAaggtgggggggaagaggtggTCCACCCTGGAGTCCACAGGGCAGCTCCAGCTGGCTTGGCTCGTGTTGCACAtcctgggggtgggagggaggggggccgCCTGCCCGGATCCTAGCTCACAGCAGGAGTTTGTGTGGCTGGGCGCGCTGTCTCCACAGAACCACGCAGGCTGCTGAAAGGAGGTTCCTGCAGGTGCCATGAAGAGAGGTCTCCATCATCGCCCTCTAGGTGCCCGTGCGCCCGCTGCCATCCCTCCGATCTCCACGGGTGGCCTCTGCTGGCTGTTCAGAtctggggaagggaaagagagatgggTTGATGCTTTCTGCCTTTCGTGGCAAAGCCACACGGCGTGGCTCCGTTCGGAGCATCGGCCACAGAGACGCTCCCTGGGCCAGAGAGCAGAGACGGTGGGAACGGTGCCAGGGGACGGGCTTGTACAAGGAAAACATATGCCGCTTTCCTGGATGTTGAGCCTTAAAATAATCATAATTTCTATCGCGAGGAGCCATCGAGTCCAGCTCTCGCTTGTTCAGTGCGGGAACGAAAACTGAAACTTTTTCTGGCAAATGGCTGCTCAGCATCTCAACACAgactgcaacccccccccccccccaggacacctGACAGCCCCCCTTGTCCGCTTGGATCCACCATCAAATTGGTCCCCTCTGAGGGAAGCTCATCTTTATTTGGGATGCGTGTTCTTACTCACGagtatcccctcccttctcttctccgaAGGCTGAGCGTCCGGGGTCCTCAGTGCTCTCCGAGCTGGGTGGTtcccttgcagacgtctcattacccaactaggtaacataatccaTGCTAGTAACTATGGAGTTTGTTCCCTGTTGGTGTACCATAGCTTGCCCTGTCATGGAACATCTGCAAGCTCagcgagcaccaaggaccccaccacgctcctccccaccccttttagcactgatgatgttccccagtaaggtaatgaaacgtctacatgagtgcaccaaggaccccacagttcagccTGGAGCTGCCTAGGTTCCCTTCTGAAGGTAGACACATCCTCAGGGTCTCCTGGTGGAACATGAATTCCTGATGCTCCATACATGCACACAGGCCCTT from Thamnophis elegans isolate rThaEle1 chromosome 12, rThaEle1.pri, whole genome shotgun sequence encodes the following:
- the GPR4 gene encoding G-protein coupled receptor 4, whose amino-acid sequence is MAPAGTSFQQPAWFCGDSAPSHTNSCCELGSGQAAPLPPTPRMCNTSQASWSCPVDSRVDHLFPPTLYIIVITLGLPTNCMALWAAYLQVRQKNELGVYLMNLSIADLLYIATLPLWIDYFLHYDNWIHGQESCKLFGFIFYTNIYISIAFLCCISVDRYLAVAHPLRFARFRRVKTAVAVSAVVWTIEIGANSAPLFHDELFHDRYNHTFCFEKYPMEEWVAWMNLYRVFLGFLFPWVLMLFSYQGILRAVRGNVSTEKQEKAKIKRLALSLIAILLFCFAPYHLILLSRSTVYLSKPGDCSFEEKIFVAYHSSLAFTSLNCVADPILYCFANEGARSDVAKALSTLVRFLTSSKPQEMASASLTLDTPLSTKKSIFCRQPPALRLPPSSQAGGLGMGDEDLHMKILTFNR